Proteins encoded together in one Brassica napus cultivar Da-Ae unplaced genomic scaffold, Da-Ae ScsIHWf_1506;HRSCAF=2102, whole genome shotgun sequence window:
- the LOC125597627 gene encoding probable E3 ubiquitin-protein ligase HIP1, whose translation MGQRNRTVDLEMEQQHQSQSSLQPGPCILLSSFPQQQQQQPDNNNNNLPAMAASFPNLEARSLQDPTSYDMFYGLPQYHHHHQLHQPAPPPNYYVPYMAFQGPSSSSQGVVGVSSDQFMDHTRGAYKRKNAEGIPVMNHQSLSTLAAPFNNTPETIAPFGGPRSRPMNHVLPPPPPPHAPNSFIQGSYPGHHPFPPPGSIWYDQHHGRPDGSPSFWPHPPYMHAGSIEFSSRNPTAFMYPPRDHYYPHPPPPPPPPHVQGVRGPSATLYPPMASSPSYGFPPGNFAPPQNTINRGGPSGSEMGQVQPTGFRIYQRDDSVPLAALRQHRGGVPRFRMMPDDEVAILEFGDFLGGGSGNNHIDHHRDMRLDIEEMSYEELLALSERIGTVNTGLPEEDVKNHLKTRTCSVVNLAAESPQTKDRETEPCTICQESFKNEEKIATLDCGHEYHAGCLEKWLVVKNVCPICKAEALVMEKTTV comes from the exons ATGGGACAAAGAAATAGAACAGTCGATTTAGAAATGGAGCAGCAGCACCAATCTCAATCCTCTCTCCAACCAGGACCTTGCATCCTTCTAAGCAGCTTTccccaacaacaacaacaacaacctgataacaataataataacctACCTGCAATGGCTGCAAGCTTTCCTAATTTAGAAGCTCGTTCTCTTCAAGACCCAACCTCCTATGACATGTTCTACGGTCTTCCTCAGTACCATCATCACCATCAACTCCATCAGCCTGCTCCTCCTCCGAATTACTATGTTCCCTATATGGCATTTCAGGGTCCATCCTCAAGCAGTCAAGGTGTAGTTGGAGTAAGTTCTGATCAATTTATGGATCATACAAGAGGGGCGTATAAGAGAAAGAACGCCGAAGGAATACCAGTGATGAATCATCAGTCTTTAAGTACTTTAGCAGCTCCATTCAACAATACACCTGAGACAATAGCTCCTTTTGGAGGCCCAAGGAGCAGACCGATGAACCAtgttcttcctcctcctcctcctcctcatgcTCCTAATAGCTTCATTCAAGGGAGCTATCCTGGTCATCATCCTTTCCCACCTCCTGGCTCAATCTGGTACGACCAACACCATGGCAGGCCTGATGGTTCACCCTCGTTTTGGCCCCACCCACCTTACATGCACG CTGGTTCCATAGAGTTTAGTAGTAGAAACCCTACAGCGTTCATGTATCCTCCGAGGGACCATTATTATCCTCaccctccacctcctcctcctcctcctcatgtACAAGGAGTGAGAGGCCCGAGCGCCACATTATACCCTCCCATGGCTTCTTCACCCTCGTATGGATTTCCTCCTGGGAACTTTGCTCCTCCTCAGAACACAATCAATAGAGGTGGTCCCTCGGGTTCAGAGATGGGTCAAGTTCAACCAACAGGGTTTCGGATATACCAGCGAGATGATTCTGTACCCTTAGCAGCTCTTAGACAACACCGTGGAGGAGTTCCTCGCTTTAGAATGATGCCTGATGAT GAAGTTGCGATTTTGGAGTTTGGAGACTTCCTTGGTGGTGGCTCTGGAAATAACCACATTGATCATCATCGAGATATGCGTTTGGACATCGAGGAAATGTCTTATGAG GAGCTACTTGCGTTGAGCGAGCGAATTGGAACCGTGAACACTGGTTTGCCAGAGGAAGATGTTAAGAACCATCTGAAAACAAGAACATGTTCTGTAGTCAACCTTGCAGCAGAGTCTCCACAAACTAAAGATAGAGAAACAGAACCTTGCACCATATGTCAG GAGAGTTTCAAGAACGAAGAGAAGATTGCAACTTTGGATTGTGGGCATGAGTATCATGCAGGATGCTTGGAGAAATGGCTGGTTGTGAAGAACGTTTGCCCAATCTGTAAAGCAGAGGCATTGGTCATGGAGAAGACAACTGTTTAA